One window of Nymphaea colorata isolate Beijing-Zhang1983 chromosome 1, ASM883128v2, whole genome shotgun sequence genomic DNA carries:
- the LOC116246059 gene encoding uncharacterized protein LOC116246059 encodes MASCTRVLSASFLECHGSPSLHAHQTYRSHSTSLPQFSSTASLPSPSYAIHRTSRRRKAQGRRLLRCRALQDTKETDSTAEEVTQKYGLEAGLWKIFSSKDKNEEGNSKKSKTDEAKELLAKYGGAYLATSISLSLVSFGLCYVLVSAGIDVQALLQKVGISAGETGEKVGTFALAYAAHKAASPIRFPPTVALTPIVAGWIGKNAKGEEKQ; translated from the exons aTGGCTTCCTGCACCAGGGTTCTGTCTGCTTCATTTCTCGAATGCCATGGCTCCCCCTCTCTGCATGCCCATCAAACTTATCGTTCTCACTCGACCAGCCTTCCTCAATTTTCTTCTACTGCTTCATTGCCGTCTCCGTCATATGCCATTCACAGAACGTCAAGGAGGAGGAAGGCTCAGGGAAGGAGGCTGTTGAGGTGCCGGGCTCTTCAGGATACCAAAGAGACGGATAGCACCGCAGAGGAGGTCACCCAAAAGTACGGCCTCGAAGCTGGCCTCTGGAAG aTATTTAGCTCTAAagacaagaatgaagaaggaaatAGCAAGAAATCTAAGACAGATGAGGCTAAAGAGCTGTTAGCAAAATATGGAGGAGCATACTTAGCAacatcaatctctctctccttagtgTCTTTCGGACTCTGTTACGTGCTTGTGAGTGCCGGTATTGATGTACAAGCATTGCTGCAGAAG GTTGGAATATCAGCGGGCGAGACTGGAGAAAAAGTTGGTACTTTTGCACTTGCATATGCTGCACACAAGGCTGCATCTCCTATCAGGTTTCCGCCAACAGTAGCCCTTACTCCCATTGTTGCGGGTTGGATAGGAAAGAACGCAAAGGGAGAAGAGAAGCAATAA
- the LOC116265015 gene encoding uncharacterized protein LOC116265015: MVAVKVGPLAPLQRRNTITAVDSRDTSIPIRPQSSSFFVNDSRNGCHTELADWSLISIAPSSYTSLKDLLQTAPYGTQSPVAGDRCSCCCVTNGDGREIPIRNRLVKQAAWAYLQPMAVSPSNSDRNLFQQLWSRFSARYLEVPPTSCFGFLKEWFSAWLAPALHRLLGILWFQTAR, encoded by the coding sequence ATGGTAGCTGTAAAGGTCGGGCCTCTGGCGCCTCTCCAACGGCGGAACACCATAACGGCGGTGGACTCTCGCGACACCAGCATTCCGATCCGGCCGCAAAGCTCGAGCTTCTTCGTCAATGATAGCCGGAACGGCTGCCACACGGAGCTCGCCGATTGGAGCCTCATCTCCATCGCCCCTTCCTCGTACACGAGTCTGAAGGACCTCCTCCAAACGGCACCCTATGGAACCCAATCGCCGGTGGCCGGAGACCGGTGCAGCTGCTGCTGTGTCACCAACGGCGACGGCCGCGAGATCCCCATCCGCAACCGGCTTGTGAAGCAGGCAGCTTGGGCGTACCTCCAGCCGATGGCCGTCTCTCCGAGCAACTCCGACCGAAACCTTTTCCAGCAGCTCTGGTCGAGGTTCTCTGCCCGCTACCTCGAGGTTCCTCCAACTTCGTGCTTCGGCTTTCTTAAGGAGTGGTTCTCCGCTTGGCTCGCCCCGGCGCTCCATCGCCTCCTTGGGATCCTCTGGTTCCAGACTGCCCGATAA